One genomic segment of Micromonospora sp. WMMC415 includes these proteins:
- a CDS encoding SCO5389 family protein produces the protein MSLTVPPNLLQAAESGPVADEEFVACVRDSLPYAWQTVSRVVAELESSDGEFADNVIPPPSEAERGQLLRALASDAIRSSLERHFGVKLAFQNCHRIAAFRLAAVGSDTYRRFVSTRGQLLNQSPELRDC, from the coding sequence ATGTCTCTCACCGTGCCACCCAACCTGTTGCAGGCCGCCGAATCGGGGCCCGTCGCCGACGAGGAGTTCGTGGCCTGTGTCCGCGACTCACTGCCGTACGCCTGGCAGACCGTCAGTCGGGTAGTGGCGGAGCTGGAGTCGTCCGACGGCGAGTTCGCCGACAACGTCATCCCGCCGCCGAGCGAGGCCGAGCGGGGCCAACTCCTGCGCGCCCTGGCCAGCGACGCCATCCGGTCCAGTCTCGAGCGCCACTTCGGCGTCAAACTGGCCTTCCAGAACTGCCACCGCATTGCGGCGTTCCGCCTGGCCGCCGTCGGCTCGGACACCTACCGCCGCTTCGTCTCCACCCGCGGCCAGTTGCTCAACCAGTCACCCGAGCTGCGTGACTGCTGA
- a CDS encoding choice-of-anchor M domain-containing protein — MSTMRTRSRFLAGLVLTAALLAGTATPAAAAPIVLSSGHVDVIDVDYAGGALTVNLLDDTVSPSVERNPADVVLRVPNTAKLTVPGGSAWSFLGTGGQAWVLPQASTAGLLWAGWNTTEVPSGVLQNNRVTFKLTNVTGPAGFSVYTVSGGTPTVLFDSGNGLPDSLNVNRNTHAHVNWGFDAAGTYTVTFEVTAKLASTGATISSGAKTWTFDVLP, encoded by the coding sequence GTGAGCACCATGCGTACCCGCAGCCGTTTCCTCGCCGGCCTCGTCCTGACCGCCGCGCTGCTCGCCGGCACCGCCACCCCCGCGGCCGCGGCGCCGATCGTGCTCTCCAGCGGCCACGTCGACGTCATCGACGTCGACTACGCCGGCGGCGCACTGACCGTCAACCTGCTCGACGACACCGTCAGTCCGTCGGTGGAGCGCAACCCCGCCGACGTCGTCCTGCGCGTTCCCAACACCGCCAAGCTCACCGTGCCCGGCGGCAGTGCCTGGTCGTTCCTCGGCACCGGCGGCCAGGCCTGGGTGCTGCCCCAGGCCAGCACCGCCGGGCTGCTCTGGGCCGGCTGGAACACCACCGAGGTGCCCAGTGGTGTGCTCCAGAACAACCGGGTCACCTTCAAGCTGACCAACGTCACCGGGCCGGCCGGATTCAGCGTCTACACCGTCTCCGGCGGCACCCCGACGGTGCTGTTCGACAGCGGCAACGGTCTGCCCGACAGCCTCAACGTCAACCGCAACACCCACGCCCACGTCAACTGGGGCTTCGACGCCGCCGGCACCTACACCGTCACCTTCGAAGTCACCGCGAAGCTCGCCTCCACCGGCGCCACCATCAGCTCCGGCGCCAAGACCTGGACCTTCGACGTCCTTCCCTGA
- a CDS encoding choice-of-anchor M domain-containing protein, giving the protein MRKPIRLLLASGAVTAALLAAAPPAQAAVVTFNSGHLDLVDIAYEAGELELGVHDEDNDVEYAADDVKIVVKRQAKVTVPNDPAFGFLGTPGVSKVWILPEIQNTDLVWPGIAAEEVEPGTFTADALTLSVQSVSGPGQLAIYTENAVGQPTILADSGDGLPDTIALTAGDHLHANWAFDRAGTYCVTFRATGTLAATGEQVTSEPATLRVVVRA; this is encoded by the coding sequence GTGCGTAAGCCCATCCGCCTGCTGCTCGCCTCCGGGGCGGTGACCGCGGCGCTGCTCGCGGCAGCGCCGCCGGCGCAGGCCGCCGTGGTGACCTTCAACTCCGGGCACCTCGACCTGGTCGACATCGCGTACGAGGCCGGCGAGCTGGAGCTCGGCGTCCACGACGAGGACAACGACGTCGAGTACGCCGCCGACGACGTCAAGATCGTCGTCAAGCGGCAGGCCAAGGTCACCGTCCCGAACGACCCCGCCTTCGGCTTCCTCGGCACTCCCGGGGTGTCGAAGGTGTGGATCCTGCCCGAGATCCAGAACACCGACCTCGTCTGGCCCGGCATCGCCGCCGAAGAGGTCGAGCCCGGTACCTTCACCGCCGACGCGCTCACCCTCAGCGTGCAGTCGGTCAGCGGGCCCGGGCAGCTCGCCATCTACACCGAGAACGCCGTCGGGCAGCCCACCATCCTCGCCGACAGCGGCGACGGCCTGCCCGACACCATCGCCCTGACCGCCGGCGACCACCTGCACGCCAACTGGGCCTTCGACCGCGCCGGCACCTACTGCGTCACCTTCCGGGCCACCGGCACCCTCGCCGCCACCGGCGAGCAGGTCACCAGCGAACCGGCCACCCTGCGCGTCGTGGTCAGGGCGTGA
- a CDS encoding anchored repeat-type ABC transporter permease subunit, producing the protein MSITEFLTDLLNPDLAFLPKALAIAVMSSIVCGVVGCYVVLRGMAFIGDAVAHAVFPGIAVAFVLQGSLVLGGAVAGIATALLIAIFSQNRRVKEDSLIGVFLVGAFALGIVIISQAPGYAGSLQQFLFGSITGIPDRDLYVVGGTGLVILGLVLALHKEFVAVCLDREMSRAMGLPVFWLDIALYVLVTLAVVISLQTIGNILVLALLITPAAAARLLTDRLGVMMLLAPVIGGTSALVGLYLSWSYDTPVGGTIVLVATAAFLAAWLIAPRHGVLTRRWKRPVEQPSPR; encoded by the coding sequence ATGTCGATCACCGAGTTCCTCACCGACCTGCTCAACCCCGACCTCGCGTTCCTGCCCAAGGCGCTGGCGATCGCGGTCATGTCCAGCATCGTCTGCGGCGTCGTCGGCTGCTACGTCGTCCTCCGGGGGATGGCCTTCATCGGAGACGCCGTGGCCCACGCGGTCTTCCCGGGCATCGCGGTCGCCTTCGTCCTGCAGGGCAGCCTGGTCCTCGGCGGTGCCGTCGCCGGTATCGCCACCGCGCTGCTGATCGCGATCTTCTCGCAGAACCGGCGCGTCAAGGAGGACTCGCTGATTGGTGTCTTCCTGGTCGGCGCGTTCGCTCTCGGCATCGTGATCATCTCGCAGGCGCCCGGCTACGCCGGTTCGCTGCAGCAGTTCCTGTTCGGCTCGATCACCGGGATCCCGGACCGGGACCTCTACGTCGTCGGCGGCACCGGCCTGGTCATCCTCGGCTTGGTGTTGGCATTGCACAAGGAGTTCGTCGCGGTCTGCCTCGACCGCGAGATGTCCCGTGCGATGGGGCTGCCGGTCTTCTGGCTCGACATCGCGCTCTACGTCCTGGTCACCCTCGCCGTCGTGATCTCGTTGCAGACCATCGGCAACATCCTCGTCCTGGCCCTGCTGATCACCCCCGCCGCGGCGGCCCGCCTGCTCACCGACCGGCTCGGCGTGATGATGCTGCTCGCCCCGGTGATCGGCGGCACGTCGGCGCTCGTCGGGCTGTACCTGTCCTGGAGCTACGACACCCCGGTCGGCGGCACCATCGTCCTGGTCGCCACCGCCGCCTTCCTCGCCGCCTGGCTGATCGCGCCCCGACACGGCGTGCTGACCCGGCGGTGGAAGCGTCCGGTCGAGCAGCCTTCCCCACGCTAA
- a CDS encoding anchored repeat-type ABC transporter ATP-binding subunit, with product MRALEIDGLDVDLGGRPVLRDVRLHLDRGELVGLLGPNGAGKTTLLRAILALIRSRGGRVLVEGRPTRPGRSGIGYVPQRHEFSWDFPISVEQAVMSGRTGRMGLLRRPGVADWRAVGDALDRVQLTGLRRRPVGELSGGQRQRVLVARALALAPSILLLDEPFTGLDMPTQELLGDLFTSLAQEDRAVLMTTHDLVAAVDSCTRLVLLNGRIIADGRPADLQDADLWTQTFGVSATSALLKLVRAA from the coding sequence GTGAGAGCACTGGAGATCGACGGGCTGGACGTGGATCTCGGTGGCCGGCCGGTCCTGCGGGACGTACGGCTGCACCTCGATCGCGGCGAGCTGGTCGGGCTGCTGGGCCCGAACGGCGCCGGCAAGACCACCCTGCTGCGCGCCATCCTGGCGCTGATCCGCAGCCGCGGCGGCCGGGTGCTGGTGGAGGGCAGGCCGACGCGACCCGGACGGTCCGGGATCGGCTACGTCCCCCAGCGTCACGAGTTCAGCTGGGACTTCCCGATCTCCGTCGAGCAGGCCGTGATGTCCGGCCGCACCGGCCGGATGGGCCTGCTCCGCCGCCCGGGCGTGGCCGACTGGCGGGCGGTCGGCGACGCGCTGGACCGGGTACAGCTGACCGGACTGCGCCGCCGGCCGGTCGGCGAGCTGTCCGGTGGCCAACGCCAACGCGTCCTGGTCGCGCGGGCACTCGCGCTCGCGCCGAGCATCCTGCTGCTCGACGAGCCGTTCACCGGGCTCGACATGCCCACCCAGGAACTGCTGGGCGACCTGTTCACCAGCCTGGCCCAGGAGGACCGCGCGGTGCTGATGACCACCCACGACCTGGTAGCCGCGGTGGACTCCTGTACCCGGCTGGTCCTGCTCAACGGCCGGATCATCGCCGACGGCCGCCCGGCGGACCTGCAGGACGCCGACCTGTGGACGCAGACCTTCGGCGTCAGCGCGACGTCTGCGCTGCTGAAGCTCGTGAGGGCGGCCTGA
- a CDS encoding choice-of-anchor M domain-containing protein, translated as MEEPVTAGRAHRRSRATTVILRGALATLLVLATAQAPARAAEPTPNLSQSIAADQPLATGRTTLTTGHVDLGPRYVDDRWTLLIHDGTQAQPVWRDPDDTLLRVSDAALQTVPDDPAYAFLGIEAGKRVYVVPQVQDQDVVWLGWNTQDPRVMRTIDRGVTLTLLGVRGPGTLTTYLQSGNFSAPQPLWRSAESKAQPFWVEVNTHTHANWVFSAPGVYLVAVQVSADLVNGEKVSATRTLRFAVGDATSADEAFAATADIPVPAGQEPPGEAPAGADDRADGSRTLLITALAGTAVVLALGLVVLLLRGRGARRRAEQERVIASSGGQR; from the coding sequence ATGGAGGAACCAGTGACGGCAGGACGGGCGCACCGCCGCAGCCGCGCGACCACAGTCATCCTGCGAGGCGCCCTCGCGACGTTGCTCGTGCTGGCGACGGCACAGGCCCCGGCGCGGGCGGCGGAGCCGACGCCGAATCTCAGCCAGTCGATCGCGGCCGACCAGCCCCTCGCCACCGGACGGACGACGCTCACCACCGGGCACGTCGACCTCGGTCCCCGATACGTCGACGACCGGTGGACGCTGCTGATCCACGACGGTACGCAGGCGCAACCGGTGTGGCGTGATCCCGACGACACGCTGCTGCGGGTGTCCGACGCCGCGCTGCAGACCGTTCCGGACGACCCGGCGTACGCCTTCCTCGGCATCGAGGCCGGCAAGCGGGTGTACGTGGTGCCGCAGGTTCAGGACCAGGATGTGGTCTGGCTGGGCTGGAACACCCAGGATCCCCGGGTGATGCGGACCATCGACCGGGGCGTCACCCTGACCCTGCTCGGGGTGCGTGGTCCGGGGACGCTCACGACCTACCTCCAGTCGGGCAACTTCTCCGCACCGCAGCCGCTGTGGCGGTCGGCCGAGTCGAAGGCGCAGCCCTTCTGGGTCGAGGTCAACACCCACACCCACGCGAACTGGGTCTTCTCCGCACCGGGTGTCTACCTCGTCGCGGTACAGGTGTCGGCCGACCTGGTCAACGGGGAGAAGGTGTCGGCGACCCGTACGCTGCGCTTCGCGGTGGGGGACGCCACCAGCGCCGACGAGGCCTTCGCCGCGACGGCGGACATCCCCGTACCGGCTGGCCAGGAGCCGCCCGGCGAGGCTCCGGCCGGAGCCGACGATCGGGCCGACGGTTCCCGGACGCTGCTGATCACGGCGCTGGCCGGGACGGCCGTCGTGCTCGCTCTCGGCCTGGTCGTCCTCCTGCTGCGTGGGCGCGGCGCCAGACGGCGGGCCGAGCAGGAACGCGTCATCGCGTCGTCCGGGGGCCAGCGGTGA
- a CDS encoding anchored repeat ABC transporter, substrate-binding protein: protein MTAVPRTAIHRVGPRRLVVLPLLAALLAGGCRSEVALSSHDERVQVLTTTGILRDLARNVGGDRVTVTSMVPDGADPHSYEPSLRDIRDVVYADVAFSNYLLLEEQAVIKALDANLRDGVPNISLAEGAVKYAAEIIPLVEDVSLDTIWLGMRVRGTGAAQGANRSSEVFLSATGADGPGRMYAYLTESFGNPSFYVDSGDGFDPANGYRDDTATLPPDAHTHMSWAFTEPGIYRLTMRARLAVDPQTAPVPMGEQVFTFAVGVDPHSVPGLTGAPVLNAGHADVTVDLDQRRLYLLADPEGGGEATQRVYDPARTVIEVPNKALLEVPGDRRFRFLGRPGTQVYQLPQAVLGKHVHGEIDPHLWQNVHNAISYVQLIRDTLIGVDPEGAAEYRANASAYIRQLEELDSYVRDTIAQIPPSRRHLVTTHDAFGYLGQAYGVQISGFVTPNPAVEPSLADRRRLTETIRNLRIPAVFLEPNLAARSATLTEVAREEDLRVCPIYGDAFDRDVTTYAEMMRFNAESLRDCLTTEK, encoded by the coding sequence GTGACGGCGGTGCCAAGAACGGCTATCCACCGGGTCGGCCCGCGGCGGCTGGTCGTGCTGCCGCTGCTGGCCGCGTTGCTCGCCGGCGGCTGCCGGTCGGAGGTGGCGTTGAGTTCGCACGACGAGCGGGTCCAGGTCCTGACGACCACCGGGATCCTGCGGGATCTGGCCCGCAACGTGGGCGGCGACCGGGTGACCGTCACCTCGATGGTGCCGGACGGGGCCGATCCGCACAGCTACGAGCCGTCGCTGCGGGACATCCGCGACGTCGTCTACGCCGACGTGGCGTTCAGCAACTACCTGCTCCTCGAGGAGCAGGCCGTCATCAAGGCGCTGGACGCCAACCTGCGTGACGGCGTACCGAACATCTCGCTGGCCGAGGGGGCGGTGAAGTACGCGGCGGAGATCATCCCGCTGGTCGAGGACGTGTCGCTGGACACGATCTGGCTGGGCATGCGGGTGCGCGGCACCGGTGCGGCGCAGGGCGCGAACCGGTCCTCGGAGGTGTTCCTCAGCGCGACCGGCGCGGACGGGCCGGGTCGGATGTACGCGTACCTGACCGAGTCGTTCGGCAACCCGTCGTTCTACGTCGACTCCGGCGACGGGTTCGACCCCGCCAACGGCTACCGGGACGACACCGCGACGCTCCCACCGGACGCGCACACCCACATGAGCTGGGCGTTCACCGAGCCGGGAATCTACCGGCTGACCATGCGGGCACGGCTGGCCGTCGACCCGCAGACGGCACCCGTCCCCATGGGCGAGCAGGTGTTCACCTTCGCCGTCGGGGTGGACCCGCACTCGGTGCCGGGCCTGACCGGCGCGCCCGTACTGAACGCCGGGCACGCCGACGTCACCGTCGACCTCGACCAGCGGCGGCTCTACCTGCTCGCCGACCCCGAGGGTGGCGGCGAGGCGACCCAACGGGTGTACGACCCGGCGCGCACCGTCATCGAGGTGCCGAACAAGGCGCTGCTGGAGGTGCCCGGCGACCGGCGGTTCCGGTTCCTCGGCCGGCCCGGCACCCAGGTCTACCAGCTGCCGCAGGCCGTCCTCGGCAAGCACGTGCACGGCGAGATCGACCCGCACCTGTGGCAGAACGTCCACAACGCCATCTCCTACGTGCAACTGATCCGGGACACCCTGATCGGGGTGGACCCCGAGGGCGCCGCCGAATACCGGGCGAACGCCTCGGCCTACATCCGGCAGCTGGAAGAGCTCGACTCGTACGTCCGGGACACCATCGCGCAGATCCCACCCTCGCGGCGCCACCTCGTCACCACACACGACGCGTTCGGCTACCTGGGCCAGGCGTACGGGGTGCAGATCTCCGGTTTCGTCACCCCCAACCCGGCTGTCGAGCCGAGTCTCGCCGACCGCCGCCGGCTCACCGAGACGATCCGCAACCTGCGGATTCCCGCCGTGTTCCTGGAGCCGAACCTGGCGGCCCGGTCCGCCACGCTGACCGAGGTGGCGCGGGAAGAGGACCTTCGGGTGTGCCCGATCTACGGCGACGCGTTCGACCGCGACGTCACCACCTACGCGGAGATGATGCGGTTCAACGCCGAATCGCTGCGCGACTGCCTGACCACGGAGAAGTGA
- a CDS encoding TIGR03773 family transporter-associated surface protein, with the protein MRMRSMRAGAASLAAVVLALAPAATPAAAEPAAVASAGADLVSVALDGDTMSLRFRDAAQAADGAAGRDPGEVVLGPDGGLAGRVPAGQALAFLGKPGHGVWALSAGDTGFPALDTTGVRPGVVADDRVTLTLGSVEGPGTFTAYTLSGLGAATPLFGSGAGVRRSTQLPAGTRTGGVVWAFDTAGEYRLTLTGSAALRSGGTVRAEATYRVRVPAIRPAEPALPAPQAQAARPRAEALAAPAAAPKPAAAPEAAKVAAGARQVISDGHVDMGPNLSGDSWTIRIKDDRTSPPVWRETADVVLHAKDKAKITVPAGADFLGKPGDTVWVLPQTQQAGLVWPGWNTQHASVVSGVKGSVTWTLKGVNGPGRFALFLTGSFGKADVLFDSAKPFPQKLDIPLNTHTHGNWAFSKPGLYRLAVQMSGTTTAGKAVTDTKTLTIAVGDSADPNAGFGPGGGAGDGDGGDGRRDGPLPRTGAGWVLTAAALGVVLVAVGALLLLLARRRAALRTG; encoded by the coding sequence ATGAGGATGAGAAGCATGCGCGCCGGCGCCGCGAGCCTTGCCGCCGTCGTGCTGGCACTGGCCCCCGCGGCAACGCCGGCCGCCGCGGAACCGGCCGCCGTCGCCTCGGCCGGCGCCGACCTGGTCTCCGTCGCGCTCGACGGTGACACGATGTCGCTGCGCTTCCGGGACGCCGCGCAGGCGGCCGACGGTGCGGCCGGGCGCGACCCGGGCGAGGTGGTGCTCGGCCCGGACGGCGGCCTCGCCGGTCGGGTCCCGGCCGGCCAGGCCTTGGCCTTCCTCGGGAAGCCGGGCCACGGCGTGTGGGCACTCTCCGCCGGTGACACCGGGTTCCCGGCCCTGGACACCACCGGGGTACGCCCCGGCGTCGTCGCCGACGACCGGGTGACCCTGACGCTGGGCTCGGTCGAGGGGCCGGGGACGTTCACCGCGTACACCCTGTCCGGTCTCGGCGCGGCGACCCCGCTGTTCGGCAGCGGTGCCGGCGTACGGCGGTCGACGCAGCTGCCGGCGGGCACGCGTACCGGTGGCGTGGTCTGGGCCTTCGACACGGCCGGCGAGTACCGGCTCACCCTGACCGGCTCGGCCGCCCTGCGCTCGGGTGGGACGGTGCGCGCCGAGGCGACGTACCGGGTCCGCGTTCCGGCGATCCGGCCTGCGGAGCCGGCGTTGCCCGCTCCGCAGGCGCAGGCGGCGCGACCGCGCGCCGAGGCACTCGCCGCACCGGCTGCCGCGCCGAAGCCCGCTGCCGCGCCGGAGGCGGCGAAAGTCGCTGCCGGTGCTCGTCAGGTGATCAGTGACGGGCACGTCGACATGGGCCCGAACCTGTCCGGGGACAGCTGGACGATTCGGATCAAGGACGACCGGACCAGCCCTCCGGTCTGGCGGGAGACCGCCGACGTGGTCCTGCACGCGAAGGACAAGGCGAAGATCACGGTGCCCGCCGGGGCGGACTTCCTCGGCAAGCCGGGCGACACCGTGTGGGTGCTGCCGCAGACCCAGCAGGCGGGTCTTGTCTGGCCGGGCTGGAACACCCAGCACGCGTCCGTCGTGTCGGGCGTCAAGGGCAGCGTCACGTGGACGCTGAAGGGGGTCAACGGGCCTGGCCGGTTCGCCCTCTTCCTGACCGGCTCGTTCGGCAAGGCCGACGTGCTGTTCGACTCCGCCAAGCCGTTCCCGCAGAAGCTGGACATCCCGCTCAACACCCACACGCACGGCAACTGGGCGTTCAGCAAGCCCGGTCTGTACCGCCTCGCGGTGCAGATGAGCGGCACCACCACCGCCGGCAAGGCGGTCACCGACACGAAGACGCTCACCATCGCCGTCGGCGACAGCGCGGATCCGAACGCCGGCTTCGGCCCCGGCGGCGGTGCCGGCGACGGCGACGGCGGCGACGGGCGCCGGGACGGGCCGCTGCCGCGCACGGGCGCCGGCTGGGTGCTGACGGCGGCAGCGCTCGGCGTCGTCCTGGTAGCGGTCGGTGCCCTGCTGTTGCTGCTGGCCCGCCGCCGCGCCGCCCTCCGGACCGGGTGA
- a CDS encoding WxL protein peptidoglycan domain-containing protein — translation MRLLATIAVGIALLGVVPAPPASALAAPAPASPPATQGTSPSPAPPPAAATWGVAPSSARGPNGRPAFSYKLDPGATLTDYVGVTNHSNRPLTLNLYASDAVTTTQGGFDLLAADRKPTDVGSWVRLPSRTLTIPSTSRLDVPFTLAVPPNATPGDHAGGIVASLAGTAVDAQGNQVAVDHRVGARIYLRVTGELRPTLTVEDLRVRHTGPVNPLAGGTVTATFTVRNTGNVRLAGQPVLGVSGPFGLARRSVDGTALPEILPGGELTTTVRMSGVPPLFRLTANATVTPAAVGDQVLDPPPRAGSARAAVWAVPWPQLALLALLILAGWALIAARRRRAEQLARAVAAAREEGRAQAGREEGRAQAGREEGRAQAGRAPDGQDAPVAAGDGGSAPDDRPMPDVERPGPGHDNRHPTIDHTGKDEK, via the coding sequence ATGCGCCTGCTCGCCACCATCGCCGTCGGGATCGCCCTGCTCGGCGTGGTCCCCGCACCACCTGCCTCCGCGCTGGCCGCACCCGCCCCCGCCAGCCCGCCGGCAACGCAAGGGACGTCGCCGTCGCCGGCACCGCCGCCCGCCGCCGCGACCTGGGGCGTGGCACCGTCGAGCGCGCGCGGGCCGAACGGCCGGCCGGCGTTCAGCTACAAGCTCGACCCGGGCGCCACCCTGACCGACTACGTCGGCGTCACGAACCACTCCAACCGCCCGCTCACCCTGAACCTCTACGCCAGCGACGCGGTCACCACCACGCAGGGCGGGTTCGATCTGCTGGCCGCCGACCGGAAGCCCACCGACGTGGGCTCCTGGGTCCGCCTGCCGAGCCGAACCCTGACCATCCCGTCGACGTCCCGGCTGGACGTACCGTTCACGCTCGCCGTCCCGCCCAACGCCACGCCCGGTGATCACGCCGGAGGGATCGTCGCCTCGCTGGCCGGCACAGCCGTCGACGCGCAGGGTAACCAGGTCGCCGTCGACCACCGGGTCGGCGCCCGCATCTACCTGCGGGTCACCGGTGAGCTGCGGCCGACGCTGACCGTCGAAGACCTGCGAGTGCGGCACACCGGCCCGGTCAACCCGCTGGCCGGGGGCACGGTCACCGCCACGTTCACCGTCCGCAACACCGGCAACGTACGGCTCGCCGGGCAGCCCGTGCTCGGCGTGTCCGGACCGTTCGGCCTGGCCCGGCGGTCCGTGGACGGTACCGCCCTGCCGGAGATCCTGCCCGGCGGCGAGCTGACCACCACCGTACGCATGTCGGGTGTTCCGCCGCTGTTCCGGCTGACCGCGAACGCGACCGTCACGCCGGCAGCCGTGGGGGACCAGGTCCTCGACCCGCCACCGCGGGCGGGCTCGGCGCGGGCCGCCGTCTGGGCGGTGCCCTGGCCGCAGCTGGCCCTGCTCGCCCTGCTCATCCTCGCCGGCTGGGCACTGATCGCGGCCCGGCGCCGCCGGGCGGAGCAGCTCGCGCGAGCGGTGGCCGCCGCCCGGGAGGAGGGCCGCGCGCAGGCCGGCCGGGAGGAAGGCCGCGCGCAGGCCGGCCGGGAGGAAGGCCGCGCGCAGGCCGGCCGGGCACCGGACGGCCAGGACGCCCCAGTGGCCGCCGGTGACGGCGGATCAGCACCCGACGACCGTCCGATGCCGGACGTCGAACGTCCCGGTCCGGGCCACGACAACCGGCATCCCACCATCGACCACACGGGGAAGGACGAGAAGTGA
- a CDS encoding choice-of-anchor M domain-containing protein — protein MKATLRARGLAALVTGAVVAAGTVLAPTAASAAEKVVLSKGHTDAVDVHYTDGELSLKVRDDTGSPMVIRDPADVTFQVLPRAAMEVPDDPRFAFLGPAGSQIWLLPMTQDPDLLWPGWNTTELNSGVFAGNKVRLSLVGVEGPGNVTLFTQDSFGGPIIKFRSEDGLPDAIDVPVHTHAHSNWAFSALGNYTLKFQADATLSNGTTLSTGPVDYSFVVGELTGGGPEVSLAISGMADEYQPNDTVTLTAAQTPQTELDHYHWFSRCPGAADWSIIPGEGGASYSFTATRELNACEYVAKLYDDDHAVVATSEPVTLWVAFPPQEPGASQTITASIDETQGSLVISVNPDDRAVVLPPAQLNAAGDRWESTGDLRPVTVTDTRAGQPGWSASGQIPADFAGPDGATFSAGYLGWTPRVLTQGAGQGVVAGPEVAPYVVGVGGGLGTSAVLGSAPDGAGRGTAQLGAGLRLSLPTETAAGTYTATLTLTAI, from the coding sequence ATGAAGGCGACACTGAGGGCTCGCGGTCTCGCGGCCCTGGTCACCGGGGCGGTGGTGGCCGCTGGCACGGTGCTGGCTCCCACCGCCGCGTCGGCGGCCGAGAAGGTGGTGCTGTCCAAAGGGCACACCGACGCGGTCGACGTGCACTACACCGACGGCGAACTGTCCCTGAAGGTGAGGGACGACACGGGTAGCCCGATGGTCATCCGGGATCCGGCGGACGTCACGTTCCAGGTGCTGCCGCGGGCGGCGATGGAGGTCCCGGACGACCCGCGGTTCGCGTTCCTGGGACCGGCCGGTTCGCAGATCTGGCTGCTGCCGATGACGCAGGACCCGGACCTGCTCTGGCCGGGCTGGAACACCACCGAGCTCAACTCGGGGGTGTTCGCAGGGAACAAGGTTCGGCTGAGCCTGGTCGGCGTTGAGGGCCCTGGCAACGTCACCCTGTTCACGCAGGACTCGTTCGGTGGCCCGATCATCAAGTTCCGCAGCGAGGACGGACTCCCGGACGCGATCGACGTCCCGGTGCACACCCACGCGCATTCGAACTGGGCGTTCAGCGCGCTGGGCAACTACACCTTGAAGTTCCAGGCCGACGCGACGCTGAGCAACGGCACCACGCTCAGCACCGGGCCGGTCGACTACTCGTTCGTCGTCGGCGAGCTGACCGGCGGCGGCCCGGAGGTCAGCCTGGCGATCAGCGGGATGGCCGACGAGTACCAGCCCAACGACACGGTCACGCTCACCGCGGCGCAGACGCCGCAGACCGAACTGGACCACTACCACTGGTTCAGCAGGTGCCCGGGCGCGGCCGACTGGAGCATCATCCCGGGTGAGGGGGGCGCGAGCTACTCGTTCACCGCGACCCGGGAGCTGAACGCCTGCGAGTACGTGGCCAAGCTCTACGACGACGACCACGCGGTCGTCGCGACCAGCGAGCCGGTGACCCTGTGGGTGGCGTTCCCGCCACAGGAGCCGGGCGCCTCGCAGACGATCACCGCGTCGATCGACGAGACGCAGGGCTCGCTGGTGATCAGCGTCAACCCGGACGACCGGGCCGTGGTGCTGCCGCCCGCACAGCTCAACGCCGCCGGTGACCGGTGGGAGAGCACCGGCGACCTCCGCCCGGTCACGGTGACCGACACCCGCGCCGGTCAACCGGGGTGGAGCGCGTCCGGGCAGATCCCGGCGGACTTCGCCGGGCCGGACGGGGCCACGTTCAGCGCCGGCTACCTCGGCTGGACCCCGCGGGTCCTGACCCAGGGCGCCGGACAGGGCGTGGTCGCCGGTCCGGAGGTGGCACCGTACGTCGTCGGAGTCGGCGGCGGTCTCGGCACCAGCGCGGTGCTGGGCTCGGCACCGGACGGCGCCGGACGGGGTACCGCGCAGCTGGGCGCGGGCCTGCGGCTGAGCCTGCCCACCGAGACGGCGGCGGGGACCTACACCGCGACCCTGACCCTCACCGCCATCTGA
- the rpsN gene encoding 30S ribosomal protein S14, whose product MARKSLGNRQARREDLVARHADRRAELKRLIAHPDTDPAVRDDAVRQLARLPRDSSRVRLRSRDVIDGRPRGVLTRFGLSRVRFREMALRGELPGIRKASW is encoded by the coding sequence ATGGCCCGCAAGAGCCTGGGAAACCGGCAGGCCCGCCGGGAGGACCTGGTCGCCCGGCATGCCGACCGCCGGGCGGAGCTGAAGCGGCTGATCGCCCACCCGGACACCGACCCGGCCGTACGCGACGACGCCGTGCGCCAGTTGGCCCGGCTGCCCCGCGACTCGAGCCGGGTGCGGCTGCGCAGCCGGGATGTGATCGACGGCCGCCCGCGCGGTGTGCTGACCCGCTTCGGGTTGTCCCGGGTCCGGTTCCGGGAGATGGCGCTGCGTGGTGAGTTGCCGGGCATCCGCAAGGCGTCCTGGTGA